In Deinococcus reticulitermitis, the DNA window TCCAGAGCGTCTCGGGAGCGGCGCCCGTCCTTTCCTGCCGAGGAGTATAGCCAGCCTCTACACCGCCGCTCACCGCCGCCCGTTGGGGGGGATCGGTCCGTCCGCTGCCTGCCGGGAAGACAGGAAAGCCGGAACTGGCCGCTCTCCTTTGTGCCCTGAACCCTGCAGGTCGAAGTGCACTATCGAGGAAGCAGCGTCCATAAGGCGAAGCTGCTATCTTCCCCCTGCTATGGAACGCACTTTTGCCATGATCAAGCCCGACGGCGTGCGCCGCGGTCTGACCCCTGAGATTCTCGCCCGGATTCAGAAAAAGGGGTACCGCGTCGTCGGGCTCAAGCAGATGGTGATCTCGCGCCAGACTGCCGAGAGCCACTACGGTGAGCACCGGGAGCGTCCCTTTTTCGGTGAGCTCGTCGAGTTCATTACGGGCGGCCCCGTCGTGGCGATTGCGCTCGAAGGGGAGCAGGTCATCAGCGGCTGGCGCGCAATGATGGGTGCCACCAACCCGGCCAATGCCGCTCCCGGTACCATCCGCGCTGACTTCGCCACCACGACGGGTGAAAACGTGACCCACGGCAGTGACAGTCCCGA includes these proteins:
- the ndk gene encoding nucleoside-diphosphate kinase; protein product: MERTFAMIKPDGVRRGLTPEILARIQKKGYRVVGLKQMVISRQTAESHYGEHRERPFFGELVEFITGGPVVAIALEGEQVISGWRAMMGATNPANAAPGTIRADFATTTGENVTHGSDSPESAERELGLFFGNDELLS